Proteins co-encoded in one Caloenas nicobarica isolate bCalNic1 chromosome 19, bCalNic1.hap1, whole genome shotgun sequence genomic window:
- the BBLN gene encoding bublin coiled-coil protein: protein MSGPNGEPHVPGGGGDDDGDSFGEEEYAAINSMLDQISSCLDHLEEKNDHLHACLKELLESNRQTRLEFQQQSKQQHKEPDVQGSQPPV, encoded by the exons ATGTCGGGGCCCAACGGGGAACCGCATgtgccggggggcggcggcgatGACGACGGGGACAGTTTCGGGGAGGAAG AATATGCAGCAATAAACTCCATGCTGGACCAGATCAGCTCCTGCTTGGATCACCTGGAGGAGAAGAACGATCATCTACACGCCTGCTTGAAAGAGCTGCTGGAGTCCAACCGCCAGACGCGCCTGGagttccagcagcagagcaagcagcagcacaaggaaCCCGATGTGCAGGGCTCACAGCCTCCTGTCTAG
- the CIZ1 gene encoding cip1-interacting zinc finger protein gives MFNQQQFQQQLLQLQHLLQQQHHHHPPAQQGGRGLPPPQQQQMLSLRATNQPSLLNANPMLQRALLMQQMQGNLRGFNMTAPALQQFFPQATRHSLLGPPPVGVSLKPRLGFPNLPFQRQNRTFRKDFQRGPDRKRELDPGSSSQTQGDEKMEIPEVVQAGSEQDNSSPCTEPRTPTESVLNTEPAAKRLRSVAEESALEDATDSKEARESSAHVRADGTDNAKEYTAEDLSKERKFSEEPKAPEVLSSGGSLKVTIQQSSESRAISTTALKPGHWTCEVGTADPSPESVLKFYCYICKTNCCSQQNFQSHMAGIQHQQRLGEIQHMSNVCFVSLLPMVKEQKVLAEKDGETQQRWCNTCQIHFTGDLIKHRRTPEHKLAKRSLRPFCTVCSRHFKTPRKFVEHMKSPEHKQKAKEVRLGEKEVGSPEDSEELITVDAVGCFEDDEEDEEEEEGGTGEEEDLDVALIENEDSAAKQTGLKEVSLEDYEGSEKYCPDTAYGLDFLVPVAGYLCRLCHKFYHSDSAARLAHCKSLMHFENFQRYKAARHRAMAAYPEAPLHSQGSSSQLLDDPKQPPATTADTRKKMNDNYGIGKEGTELSALQEQASRAAEGKGELATSVVGSKSLASVTDDVAGIVVVEEENLQEESKSTATSADCPLAEENRAAGELLGHAVSEEEEVGQREGADDCQDPEDGGGLGQNEVANAGQEAEPSSLAKGETGSLTSAGCRRSTRRKPR, from the exons GAAACCTGCGTGGATTTAACATGACAGCGCCAGCACTGCAGCAGTTTTTCCCTCAGGCTACAAGACATTCCCTCCTGGGGCCACCACCTGTTGGGGTCTCATTGAAGCCTCGGCTGGGCTTCCCCAACCTTCCCTTCCAGCGGCAGAACCGGACCTTCCGCAAG GACTTCCAGAGGGGCCCTGACAGGAAGCGGGAACTGGATCCTGGTTCTTCATCTCAGACACAGGGtgatgagaaaatggaaatccCAGAGGTGGTGCAAGCAGGGTCAGAGCAGGACAACTCCTCACCATGCACAG AGCCAAGAACTCCAACAGAATCTGTGTTGAACACTGAGCCTGCAGCAAAAAGACTGAGGAG TGTGGCTGAGGAGTCTGCATTAGAGGATGCAACAGACAGCAAGGAAGCAAGAGAGTCAAGCGCCCATGTCCGAGCTGATG GTACAGACAATGCAAAGGAGTACACAGCTGAAGATCTCTCTAAAGAGAGGAAATTCTCTGAGGAACCAAAGGCTCCTGAG GTGTTGAGCTCTGGAGGTTCCCTCAAAGTGACTAtccagcagagcagtgagagcAGAGCTATCAGCACAACAGCTCTGAAACCAGGGCACTGGACCTGTGAGGTGGGCACAGCTGATCCCAGCCCTGAATCCGTCCTTAAATTCTACTGTTATATCTGCAAGACCAACTGCTGCAGTCAGCAG AATTTCCAATCCCACATGGCTGGAATTCAGCACCAGCAGCGACTTGGGGAGATTCAGCACATGAGCAacgtttgttttgtttcactaCTGCCCATGGTGAAGGAGCAGAAGGTGCTGGCAGAGAAAGATGG AGAGACCCAGCAGCGATGGTGTAACACTTGTCAGATACACTTCACAGGGGATCTTATCAAACATCGCAGGACCCCAGAACACAAG CTGGCCAAACGCTCGCTTCGTCCTTTCTGCACTGTCTGCAGCCGCCACTTCAAGACTCCTCGCAAGTTTGTGGAGCACATGAAGTCCCCTGAGCACAAACAGAAAGCCAAAGAG GTGAGGCTAGGAGAGAAGGAGGTGGGCAGCCCAGAAGATTCAGAGGAGTTGATCACAGTGGATGCCGTGGGCTGTTTTGAAGATGAtgaggaggacgaggaggaagaggaggggggaaCTGGTGAGGAGGAAGACCTTGATGTAGCACTGATAGAGAATGAGGATTCTGCTGCCAAGCAG ACTGGGCTGAAGGAAGTGTCTTTGGAGGATTACGAAGGAAGCGAGAAGTATTGTCCAGACACAGCCTATG GCCTGGATTTTCTGGTCCCCGTCGCAGGTTACCTCTGCAGGCTGTGTCACAAATTCTACCATAGCGACTCTGCTGCCCGGCTCGCACACTGCAAGTCCCTGATGCATTTTGAGAACTTTCAG AGATACAAGGCAGCGAGGCATCGCGCCATGGCTGCCTACCCCGAGGCTCCTTTGCATTCCCAGGGCTCCAGCTCCCAATTGCTGGATGATCCGAAACAGCCTCCTGCTACAACAGCAGATACCAGGAAGAAGATGAATGATAATTATGGAATAGGCAAAGAGGGCACAGAGCTGTCAGCCCTGCAAGAACAAGCTTCGAGGGCTGCGGAGGGTAAGGGTGAGCTGGCCACCTCTGTAGTGGGGAGCAAAAGCCTCGCCAGCGTGACTGATGATGTAGCCGGAATCGTGGTtgtagaagaagaaaatctacAGGAAGAGAGCAAGTCCACTGCCACTAGTGCCGATTGCCCGCTCGCTGAGGAGAACCGCGCCGCAGGGGAGTTGTTGGGACACGCTGTGTCCGAGGAGGAGGAAGTCGGGCAGAGGGAAGGTGCGGACGACTGCCAGGATCCAGAGGATGGAGGGGGTTTAGGACAGAATGAGGTGGCAAACGCAGGCCAGGAGGCAGAGCCTTCGTCCCTGGCCAAAGGTGAGACAGGCAGTCTTACCTCTGCTGGGTGCAGACGCTCTACTAGGCGCAAACCCAGATAG